One stretch of Zingiber officinale cultivar Zhangliang chromosome 6B, Zo_v1.1, whole genome shotgun sequence DNA includes these proteins:
- the LOC121992441 gene encoding HVA22-like protein a, with protein sequence MGSGALLSFIARNFDVLAGPLVTLVYPLYASVKAIESKSPEDDQQWLTYWVLYSLVTLFELTFSTLIEWLPFWPYAKLIFNCWLVLPYFSGATFIYENFVRPMVLNQQTLNLWSLSSKSGTFGKPDDVLLAAEKFIEQNGTEAFEKLISKAGGLSNPKKSMHATFHDDRDDTEESESWKMNRFAGESSSWTNNSFMIFDDDANRRWN encoded by the exons ACCTTTAGTCACACTTGTCTACCCCTT GTATGCTTCTGTGAAAGCAATAGAATCTAAATCTCCAGAAGATGATCAGCAGTGGCTTACTTACTGGGTGCTGTATTCTTTAGTTACTTTGTTTGAGTTGACATTTTCTACACTCATTGAATG GCTTCCATTTTGGCCTTATGCAAAGCTAATATTTAACTGCTGGCTGGTTTTACCATACTTCAGTGGTGCCACATTTATTTATGAGAATTTTGTGAGACCTATGGTTTTGAATCAACAGACCTTGAACCTTTGGTCTCTCTCTTCAAAAAGTGGCACCTTTGGCAAGCCAGATGACGTTCTATTAGCCGCTGAGAAATTTATTGAACAAAATGGAACAGAAGCATTTGAAAAACTTATAAGCAAG GCTGGAGGCTTGTCCAATCCCAAGAAGAGCATGCATGCAACATTTCACGACGACAGAGATGACACAGAGGAATCCGAGTCTTGGAAGATGAACAGGTTTGCTGGGGAATCAAGCTCTTGGACAAACAACAGTTTTATGATTTTTGATGACGATGCTAATAGACGCTGGAATTAG